The stretch of DNA AGTGGGCCACTGTCCTGGCCTTTCTCGCCTCGGCCCTCGTGGGGCTCTACCTCATCGGCGTCGGCGGCTGGCCGATCCTCGTCATCGGCATCCTCTCCATCCTCTCGGGCATCGCCTACACCGGCGGCCCCTACCCCCTGGGCTACAACGGGTTGGGCGACGTCTTCGTGTTCATCTTCTTCGGCTTGATCGCCGTCACCGCCACCCACTACGTTCAGGCCCTGAGCTTCTCGGTAGAGGCCCTGGTCGCCTCGGTACCCATCGGCCTGCTCTCCACCGCAATCCTCATCGTCAACAACTACCGCGACATCGATACTGACCGCGTCGCCCACAAAAACACGCTTGCAGTCCGACTGGGGCGATCCGCCACGCGTAAACAGTACGCCATCACGGTGCTGGGAGCGTATGCTGTCCCCCTTGCGCAGGTCCTTGCCGGCCTCTCCAGCATCTGGGTCCTCCTACCCCTGCTGAGCCTGCCTCTCGCGTTCAAAAACATCCGCGCACTGGCTCGCCTCGAAGGCCCCGCACTCAACCCCCTGCTGGCACGCACCGCCGGTCTGCTCACCCTCTTCGGCCTGCTCTACGCCATCGGATTTACCCTGTGACACATCCCCTCATCCAGACCGAGATGCAGGTGCTCGAGCTTCAGTGGGCGCCCCTCGACCTCGATCTCCTCGTCCCGATCCGCACCGCCGCGGCCACCTACCGGGTGCGCCACGTAGTGATGCTACGGGCACGGGTGCGCATCGAAGGCCGCGAGGTCGTGGGCTACGGGGAATGCTCGCCATTGCCGGGCTGGAACGCCGAGTCGCGCGACGACGTCATCGCCGCCCTCACGCTGCTCCGTGACGATCCCAACCTCTCGGCCCCCCTCTCGCTGGGCCCCGGCCAGCTCGATCAGGCGCTGGGCCAACTGGCCCTCCTCCCCACCCTGCGCTTCGCCCTCGAACTCGCGCTCCTCGACGCCCTGGCTCGCCACCACAGCCTGCCCCTGGCCGCGATCTTGGGGCTCGCCAGCACCGCCACCGCCGACGACCTGCACCAGGGCGTGCCCCTGCAGACAACCTTCGCCCTGGACGCCCCCCTGATCACCGCCCAACGCGCGGCGGTCGCCGTCGGCAACTCCGAACTCGCCATCAAACTCAAGGTCGGCCTCGATCCCCTGCAGGGCGACCTCGAACGCATCCGGTTGGTCCGAGAGCACTGCCCCAACGCCCGCCTGCGCCTCGACGCCAACGGCGCCTTCAGCCCCGAGCAAACCCTCCGCTTTGCCCGGGCCGTGGCCGAATTTGACATCGACTTCATCGAAGAACCCGTCTCCCAACTCTCCGTCGATGCCTTTCAATACCTCCAACAGGCCAGCCCGGTCCCCATCGCCGCCGATGAGTCGGCCTCGCCGCCCGCACAGGCGCGCGCACTCATCGACGCCCGCGCTGTGGGCGCCCTGGTCCTCAAGCCCATGAGCATCGGTGGACTCCTGCCCACCCTGGAACTGATCCGCCTGGCCGACGCCGCGCACATACAGGTTGTCGTCAGCAACCTCATCGAAAGCGCCCTGGGCCGCCGGGCCGCCGCCCACCTGGTCATCGCAAACCGACACCTGCACGCCCTCCAGGGCTGCCACGGTCTCAAGACCGGTGGCTGGCTCCGCGCCGACGTCGCCCCCCGCGTCGATATCACCGCGCGCCAGCACCTCCGCCTGGACGATACCCCCGGGGTCGGCTTTATCCCGCGCCCCTGGAGTGAACAGCCTGGAGATGCACCATGAACCGCGCCAACACACTCCCCTGGCTCGAACGCGCCGCCCGCGCCTACCCCGAACGCCTGGCCGTGGTCGCTGGCGACACCCGACTCTCGTACGCTCAGCTCCGCGCTGAGGTCGAACGCCGCGCGGCCCTCCTCGCCCAACGCGGCGTCGGCCCCGCAACGCGCGTGGGCCTACTCGCCGACAACAGCCTGGAATGGTTGCTGGCCGCCCACGCCATCTTCTGGCGCGGCGCCGCCCTGGTGCCCCTTCACGCCCGCGCTACCCGCAGCGAACTCGCCACCATGGGCGCCCGCGTCCAACTCCACACCCTGATCACCGATCGTTCCGACCTCGCCAGCGCAATCCCCACGGCGATGCCCCCGCTCTCGCTGACCGAACTCCAGGACGCCCCCGAAGAACCCCTTCAGGCGCAGCCGATCACCCTCCACGATCCGCTGATCATCCTCTTTACCTCCGGCACCACCGGCACCCCCAGCGCGGTGCCCCTGAGCGCCGCAAACATCGACGCCAGCGCCCAGGCCTCCGCCGAACGCCTCGGCACCTTCAGCGACGACCGCTGGCTCTGCTGCCTCCCCTTAAGCCACATGGGCGGGCTCGCCACACTCCTGCGCTGCGTCATCTACGGCACCTGCGTCGAACTCAGCGATGGATTTGACGAAGCCGCGATCCTTCAACTCCTCGCCGAACGCCCGATCACCCTGGCCAGCCTCGTCCCCACCATGGTCCACCGTCTGCTACGCCACGGCCGTGGACGAATCCACACCTCCCTGCGCGCCATCCTGGTGGGCGGTGGCCCCGTCGATGCAACCGATCTTCGCGCCGCCCGACGCCGGGGCCTCCCCGTCCTCCCCACCTACGGGATGAGCGAGGCCGCTAGCCAGATCACGACGCTCCCCCTCGATGCCCCCGACGAGGCCCTGGCCAGCGCCGGCCGCCCCCTCCCCGGTACCGAGCTCCGCATCGTCGATGAGGCCGGCCTGCCGGTCGCCCCGGGCAACCCCGGAAGTATCGAAGTGCGCGGCCCCACCCTGTGCACAGGCTACCTCGGCGACGACACACCGCCGCTGCGCGACGCCCAGGGCTGGATGCGCACCGGCGACGTCGGACACCTCGACGAACGAGGCTTTCTCTTTGTACACCACCGGGCCTCCGAACGGATTGTCTCCGGCGGCGAAAACATCGATCCCCGCGAAGTCGAACGCGTCCTGCGCTCACTTAACCTCGTGAGCGACGCCTGCGCCTTTGCCATCGACCACCCCGAATGGGGCCAGGAACTCTGCTGCGCCCTGGTCCTCGCCGATCCATCGCTTCCCTCAACCCCTCCCAGCCCTCGGGCACCGGCGCTGAACGCCTCCAACGACTCCCTTCAAACCACGCTGCTCGAACACTGCCGCCAGAGCATGGCCCCCTTTAAGATCCCGCGACGCTGGTTCCTGATCGATGAGCTTCCCCGCACTGCCAGCGGAAAAGTCCGTCGCCGTGACCTTGTCAGCCTCGCGAACGATAACCTCAAGCACGCCCCTTCGACGTTTTACGATGTGAGGACCTCCTCATGAGCACCGCCGAACTCAGCCCCGCCCTCCCCACCTCCGACTCTTCCTCGACCGACCCGCGTCGACCGCTGACGGGCCGTCGCAGCGATGGCGCGCGCCATATCGTCCACATCGGCGACGTCCCCTTCGGGGCCGACCCCTTCGTGGTGATCGCTGGCCCCTGCGCGGTGGAATCCGCCGAGATGATTTCCCGCGCCGCCTCCTCCGTCGCCGAACTCGGTGCCAACGTCC from Lujinxingia litoralis encodes:
- a CDS encoding 1,4-dihydroxy-2-naphthoate polyprenyltransferase; its protein translation is MTSTPGPVKSWLLASRPKTLPAAAVPVVVGSAVAFGQQKFALGPALAALAGAALIQIGTNFANDYFDAKSGADNENRLGPTRAVQAGLVTPNAMKWATVLAFLASALVGLYLIGVGGWPILVIGILSILSGIAYTGGPYPLGYNGLGDVFVFIFFGLIAVTATHYVQALSFSVEALVASVPIGLLSTAILIVNNYRDIDTDRVAHKNTLAVRLGRSATRKQYAITVLGAYAVPLAQVLAGLSSIWVLLPLLSLPLAFKNIRALARLEGPALNPLLARTAGLLTLFGLLYAIGFTL
- a CDS encoding enolase C-terminal domain-like protein, with amino-acid sequence MTHPLIQTEMQVLELQWAPLDLDLLVPIRTAAATYRVRHVVMLRARVRIEGREVVGYGECSPLPGWNAESRDDVIAALTLLRDDPNLSAPLSLGPGQLDQALGQLALLPTLRFALELALLDALARHHSLPLAAILGLASTATADDLHQGVPLQTTFALDAPLITAQRAAVAVGNSELAIKLKVGLDPLQGDLERIRLVREHCPNARLRLDANGAFSPEQTLRFARAVAEFDIDFIEEPVSQLSVDAFQYLQQASPVPIAADESASPPAQARALIDARAVGALVLKPMSIGGLLPTLELIRLADAAHIQVVVSNLIESALGRRAAAHLVIANRHLHALQGCHGLKTGGWLRADVAPRVDITARQHLRLDDTPGVGFIPRPWSEQPGDAP
- a CDS encoding class I adenylate-forming enzyme family protein, which translates into the protein MNRANTLPWLERAARAYPERLAVVAGDTRLSYAQLRAEVERRAALLAQRGVGPATRVGLLADNSLEWLLAAHAIFWRGAALVPLHARATRSELATMGARVQLHTLITDRSDLASAIPTAMPPLSLTELQDAPEEPLQAQPITLHDPLIILFTSGTTGTPSAVPLSAANIDASAQASAERLGTFSDDRWLCCLPLSHMGGLATLLRCVIYGTCVELSDGFDEAAILQLLAERPITLASLVPTMVHRLLRHGRGRIHTSLRAILVGGGPVDATDLRAARRRGLPVLPTYGMSEAASQITTLPLDAPDEALASAGRPLPGTELRIVDEAGLPVAPGNPGSIEVRGPTLCTGYLGDDTPPLRDAQGWMRTGDVGHLDERGFLFVHHRASERIVSGGENIDPREVERVLRSLNLVSDACAFAIDHPEWGQELCCALVLADPSLPSTPPSPRAPALNASNDSLQTTLLEHCRQSMAPFKIPRRWFLIDELPRTASGKVRRRDLVSLANDNLKHAPSTFYDVRTSS